The stretch of DNA ACCACAGAAGCCTGATTTGGTAAAATTACATCTTGAATACAATGATTACTTAAAAGAACAAAGATACACAGGTGAGCTGCTGAGAAAAACCACACCAACCGCTGCTCCTCCATCTCAGCAAATCAACGAAGAAGTAACGCAGGACATCCAAGAAGATGATAGGTGagctttcttttaatatttacattatttatattcccaaaaaaaatcttgaatattttacttttgcaATATTAAGAAGATTATCTTGTGACTGTTTTTGCATACACACGTCATGTGAATTCCCCACGGagttttgggtttttttttgttaatcttGTTTTTCTCAGTGGTATTTATTATAAGACGGCACACAATCATTTGAGATGctttaatatacatatatgacAAAAACTTTATATACATGTATATAAAGAATGATAGCAAAAAAGCTGatgtttgtaaataatatggctgaaaaaaaaacagacgcTACGGACACTACATATGAGGTCAATAAGTGAGAGAATATTGCAGTCACGAGACTTgtaatttatgaataaaaaatttaataattttctctgaatatttttctaataaaaacatttttttttacagcaatTCAATTGAATGTGGAAAAGTCGATAAACCAAATATCCACGTGCCTTTAGTGCTAGAGGGGACGACTATTCAAAAAGGAACATGGCCATGGCTTGTCTCAATCTATTCATACTCCAAACTGCGTTTAGGATTCAAATGTGGAGCCACATTGGTTTCCAAGAAATTAGTAATCACTGCCGCTCATTGCTTCTTTGATGCCTACAATCGGAAGGTTCGCATCGATGACGTGCTCATTATCCTTGGGCAGTACAACCTTAAACGACCACATGACCAAGGGACTCAAATTGTTTATCCAGAAAGCATTAATGTCCATTCTAACTATCGTAAAAACAACAACATTGACTCCGACATTGCAGTTGTAGTTCTAACCGAACCAGTCCGCTTTACAACCTACATTCGCCCAGCTTGCCTGTGGAAGGAACCCAATACAAAAGATAGCATTGTAGGCCTTAAAGGATTCACAGCAGGATGGGGTCGTGATGAGAATGGTAACTTCTATACAGAGTTGCCGAAACAAGTGGAAATTCCCGTCGTATCAGATGAGGATTgtataaattcaaacaaagtTTTTTCGGAGATCACCTCCGATGTAACTTTCTGCGCTGGTTGGCGAAATGGTACGGAAGGTCCTTGCAATGGTGACTCCGGAGGGCCACTTGTCTTTCAAAAAGATGGCCGATGGACCATAAGAGGAGTTGTTTCTACATCCTTATCAACGGATGGTGGCAATACCTGTAATCTCAATGAATATGTTGTCTTCACTGATGTTGCAAAATTCAAGGATTggattttaagtttttcagaTAATTCGTATCCTTTGTAAAATAGGTCATCTAAACTCGTCCCGTGATTTCATTCTGATACTCTATCTATGCTGTACTTTAAAGTACATacctaaatttaataaaatcctcaaacattttgcttttatatcaattttctttcaagtgATATGTAACTCTGtgtatttacataaaataatagaATAGATGAGAAGCAGTCTCACAGAATAGGAAATGATTTGAATGGATATTGCGGGTCTgcatttataattaaattttgtagttTCAAAGTCTttattaaagagaaataaaataaagaaacttcAGTAAACTCAAACATAAatctgtaatttattttattagtcgTAATTCGCTTTTTATACAATCTTTATTGACAAACAACTTTGGGGCAGCAATAGGGAAAATCTAAATTTCGGTTCATGGGAACAATGTAGCAGTTTGGTTGATTAAGCACCAAATCATCACAGAAATCCACATCAATGAGATTTCCTTCATAGCAAAAGAATACAACGCATTTTTCAGGATCCGTCCATTCATCTCCATGTCTAAGGACTTTATCCACAATTCGGCAGCTTTCAGGTTCTTCTAATACTGCGCTGCTGGTTTTATTAGCAGGAGTGATGGGTCCAATTTCTCTTCCATCAGCTACGTACATAGCTATGGTGGCGATGAACATGATCCCAATAAGTAACTTtaccatttttatttattattaatgaactataaatttgtaaaaactTTACTAAAGCACGAAATTGAAAAGGGGTAATTTGTTAAGAGCAAGCGTGTAGGTTGTCTGAACGTCTCAACCAGACTGATCACAATGTGAGTTTCGTCGACATAGCATAGAGAGACAAGCGTCTTTAATACAACCGGCAAGAAAGGAAACAGGTTACCTGGGTTATTTTGAGTGATGCATCTTTGCGGAATATACATACAGAAGTAGGTAGATATGTGTTTTAAGCTTTTCTACGTTGGTTACAAAATCTATTTTGTTCGTTTTATAAATTCCAAAACTTGTTGAACTTGAAAATACGGAGTTGAAATGATATTCTCAATCTCTGTAAACTTGTTGAataagaaaggaaattttctcatcaagcCACAAAGACTTAATGACTCTTCGACCGAGAGATCAGTCGTGTATAAATTGTTGTATAGGACGGTTATATTTTGCTTCTTTCAATCATGCcctacaatttaattttaagcatATTGTGCTTTCTCTTAGTGCAATATGTTAGTTCTCAGAGAAGAACTCATCCAGTGTGTAAGGCTGGATTTGAGTATGTTTatattaattcaaaagttGGATGGGTGGGCATGGGATATGCGTGGACTCAACAAGCCGAAAAAATACACAATGTCACTTTGGAAATGCATTTTGCCACAGTTCCATTAAAGGATACCACATATTTGGGAGAATTGAGGATTAACCACTTTCATCGTCTTAGGACACTTAAAGCTACATCTCGATGGAATgtaaattatgaaattaattttccaattcaagAACCTCTACCAGATGTCATAAAAACCATTTTAAATGACGATATTTTATGTGATGATCCAGGTTAGTAAAGTACATAACGAAAATCGCCTTAATTAACTATCAGATTTATTGCTTAATCcatttttgaatcaatttgtgtaaatgatttattttgcattccTATATGTTTTAGGTACCTAtttgtatatttattaaaCCTATTACTTTATGTATTTAGACACAGCTAAATCGACGGAAAAGCCAGAACAAGTTAAATTGTTACTAACTTACAATGACTACACGAAAAAGCAACAATACACTGCGAGCTTTTTGAAAAAAGTATAAATCACAACAAGCCATTAATACAATGCAATGATTGATGATTTTGGGGACCactgatttttcacttcagGAGACTTAGAGGATTTATTATCACATCTCAATCTACGGATGGTAGCAATACATGCAATCAACAGGAAGATGTTATATTTACTGATgttgttaaattttaagataGGATCGTTTCGCTTTAGGAAGATTActataattttgatttaattaatgaacagaagaagaaataataattctaaaaaatattccattttaaacattataaaattcttcccatattgtattaaaaaaaataaaataaaataattaatattaagtaaaatcattttttttacttgttgTATAGgttgtatatttttaaaactttgtgACCAGTTTGAGAACCACGAGATTCATTGAAGTACGTGGTCGCTTTTAGTGTTACCATCGTGAACATTTTTCCAAAAGCACATCACCCTCAGATTATGTATATCAGGGGCCCCCCATTGTCTCCCCTTACTCTACATTCTCATTGACTTACTCCCGAgagctttctctctctcactttgAATTATCCATACAAACAAGACTAAAGCAGTGaatttgtacataatttcATGCTTATTGTACATTACACCATATTAGAGTGATTTATATCGTTGCAAAGAGACTTCTAGTATACGGAATAAGTCACGCTATGCTATGtacattttgaattgaaattgatgaCACAAGACAAGGAGTTTCATAGTAAAGTATGTACTTAATTCGTGTCTGATTTTTTCTCGATCGATATTTCCCGCTCAAACACGCGCGCGCCAATATTCCTCTCGGTATACAATCGTGAAGAATTCATATTCAGTAGTAACTAATAAATTCAGGGTGTACGGTAGGATTCTCAATTTTGTGCTCACTGCAGGCacttatacttttttttgttgatgttgaataaaacaattaaaatcgCCACTCTATTGGATAAGTCTTGgcgattaaataaaatagggATAGAATATTAGTGAATTGTGAGCGGTATTGTGTACAATTTGTTGGTTGAATCAATATCTTGTAGTTTATTGATAGCACCTCAAGTTAGAATTACCTTTATGGATTCTTGTGTCATgataattttccgaattttcaccttatTCTCTCTGTGTTCAACgtgaaaataagatttttgtaCGCTTTGATGAGCTTTCAGAGCTTCCacattgtcaaaaaaaaatgtgtgactTGCAAACGTGCCTCGTATTTGAGTAAAGTTCGACGGTAAAGTTACTAAGAGCTAAAAAAAGCATTTGTAGAAAGCGCAAGGACtttcctaagaaaaaaaagtcctcaCTGTGTTTGTGAGTTGAAGAGTGTATTCCTCATGTTCGCTAAGACAGTAGCGAGCATGTAAATGTCTTAAGGATTCACGTTTATTGACTATTCTTTGCGGTTTGCTGGAAAATCGAAAAAGGGACCATTTGTGCTACGGTAGCCGCCCTCGTGTGCAGCATGAGGTAgtgaagaaagcaaaaacTCTCCGAGGAAAATCAAATGTGTCTCAGTGGagcattttttgtcatttatgTGTCTCCTTgttgattaaataatataagtTTTCATTTGTACAACATACATTTTCAACGATTAGAGCACCGGCTTGAATAATCTCATATGTGTTGCGAGTGAAGTTTTCCCACCGAAAATGGCGCGTGGACCGTGATAAGAAAGTCAAACATGGAGgtccaccaggcgtctccatcgcgTATTTCAGATGAAGAATTCCTAATGTATTTTAGTGAAATTATACATTACGTTTGCAGCTGATAAGCTCTCAAAATCGCATTAAAATAAGTACCTAGCGGataaactttcaataaatttatataaaccTACCACATATAGAACTTTATGGAAGAACTATTTACAAATGAGTTACAAAagtaaattgaaagtttttttttgaaattttgcgtACACGCGTGGTTTCAATGTGCTATGATAATGGCGTAAAAAGTTTGCCACAGACGAGGAAAAGTAGATAAGCCTATTACAAGGGGAGGGTAGTTTATTTGATTCACTGCCAAGTGGATTTGTGAGACGTGCATCATTCAACAGGGATGGAGGAGCAGCAGCAACCAGAGACCACGAGTAAGAAGCAAAAGCGTTTGGGACCAGCTCCCATTGCTTCGGTGGAGGATATTGGGTCGTCGGATGAGGTGAGGCAAAAAGTACGTATCTCTTCTATCTCTTTTCTTCTACCTCTTTCCACCCACACTACACACATCCAGCTATAGTGACAATGGCGCAACAGTAAGATACCCTTCTTAATTCAATGTACACCTACCCTATATAACACTGTACACAAAAGTTCTTCGATATCTCGCTTTGTGCCCCTTTTGTGTGTTGCAGTATTCTAATTGGAGAAATAAATCGATTCACGAAACTTATTTAGTCAGACCAACCCACCTACCCCCGTAACCATTCATTCCATTCACCTCCTTAGCTATAGTTAACGCCGGTTTAGTGTCACCCAGTCTCTTGCCTTCTTCACCCTTCTTTCATggtataaattgaaattttcgccACTCATGTTGAACTGTTTCTCGAGTTCACGTATATTTCTCTTTCACCCATTGAAAGGGAGTCTaagaaattctctctctttggatttaatgaattttgacTTTAGAATACATACtgcacttaaaaaaaatctctcatagTACCATTTAAGGGAGGTCAGTTATCTTAGGagtttttacaaattttgtgtattaaaattagaattgtattttaaatttactttataaaGAATAATGTGGAATAAGGTATATAACTCAGGGGTTTGTTGTCTTACCCCACCTTGCCTAGGAAAGGgttagaaaaaatacataactGAAAGCATATCAATTAAAACTGCAATTAGCTTAATCGGAACTCCCAGGTAAATTATAATAAACAGAGATAAGTTTCATTGCTAACTTTACGTAAATTAGGAGAGTTCTCaaaagtatttctttttaattttaatattataacattattcccaaaaaaaaatacaagagtTAATTTCtagtaaatttctttaaaaaaaaacttaaactctttgaaaacaataaatacGTCTAAGAGAGAACGTTTACTAtgacactctctctctcttctctcaaTCAGGAGAAGCTTTTGTAATGCTCCCTCTGCGCACTGCATGGAACAATTTCCGGAGAGATGGCATTCGACGGGgtttgaagaggaaaatttctatGCACACATTTTCCGTTCGTTCCCTTTCGGGTCGGTCGGAGTACTCTCCTATGTCGCGGACTAGCTTTAGAGTCGATTCCTCCCTTTTTTCGCAGCACGATTAATTCAGTAAGTGGTTGACTTGCAACGAGTACGAAATGGAGAAATATATTTCGCTCCGTGTGCACTTGCTTTATccaataacttttcttttctgctCAGTGCTCTTGTGATAAATCCTTTCCTACGCAGTCGAAGCCTTCACATTACCCGATGAAAAGGCTTTCTTGCTAAATCTCATTTCATTGATCTCGTGCacggtgaaaaattttcatagttTGTGCACTTTTAATCCTTCTATCGCATATCTGTGTGTAGAAAAAGGTGTGTACATCCATATAGGATGGAAAAAATCGCAAGAAAAGGATATTTCATTTGAAGGAAACCCTAAGAAAGATTATATAGACGGTATAAACCcattagaacaaaaaattatgaCTCCTCCGATGGGGTCATTGACTCAAtttagtagttttttttttggtgaattttccaatgatgGCATAGCTTTGCAAGCGAGATCTCTGAAGAACTCACCAAAGCTCTCACTATACTTTTCCCTTAAACACACACTTTTACACCTTTTGGCGAAGTCCTTTTTTTGCGAGAGCAGGAAGGGAAGTTAAGGATTCAGGACCATGTCCAGACGTGAAACGTGTCTGAAGCTCAAATGAAACACTCATAAGGGTGAGAGCGGTGAACTCACTCACAGAAAAGCTCTGTGGCAGGTGTTAtatatactacatacatacagaCAAATGTAATAAGGCTCTTGGAATAATGTGCAAAAAATGGactaaatacaattttcaattttggaaaaaatagagaaaaaatgtactggtaagctgaccaagcttacgggagctgtgtttctttcagtgtaccaattttgtgagagcaaactataacgcgaattagtttaaatacgtGCAGAGttgggaaaagtagaaaagtcataccctaagaaatgtttggaaggccatatctcgagaacggatccatagattttcataaatttttttttgtttgaaaggtcttgaaatcagctataacatatcgaaaaatgaaaaaaaattatgtcgccattttcgaaaaattcgagttcgaaattttcgaaaactttgttttcgattttagcgcctcttgcggtcatttctcgaagttacaatgttctagacatttgtagggtttcacgaaacctttcatttgcgcttgagttgatcaagatcggacttgtagaacccgagatatgacatgctaactttggaaggctatatctcgagaacggatccatagattttcttcatttttggcatgaagctagataatatggtcagctacaacatatcaaaaaatgaaaaaaatttatgtcgccgttttcgagatattcatcgaaaactcatcgaaaattttgttttggatttttggccccctagcggtcacttttgaaacttcgg from Lutzomyia longipalpis isolate SR_M1_2022 chromosome 1, ASM2433408v1 encodes:
- the LOC129797038 gene encoding serine protease gd-like produces the protein MNLLISLVILSVAYSVISQRLDHPACQNGFKYVYINSKVGWIGMGWLWTSADSRLHNITLDLEFATAKLEDTTNLGELRILHFHFLRQLNSEKRWNVNYELIFPIQNPLPDMTKLVLNGDVICEAPNLEYTPQKPDLVKLHLEYNDYLKEQRYTGELLRKTTPTAAPPSQQINEEVTQDIQEDDSNSIECGKVDKPNIHVPLVLEGTTIQKGTWPWLVSIYSYSKLRLGFKCGATLVSKKLVITAAHCFFDAYNRKVRIDDVLIILGQYNLKRPHDQGTQIVYPESINVHSNYRKNNNIDSDIAVVVLTEPVRFTTYIRPACLWKEPNTKDSIVGLKGFTAGWGRDENGNFYTELPKQVEIPVVSDEDCINSNKVFSEITSDVTFCAGWRNGTEGPCNGDSGGPLVFQKDGRWTIRGVVSTSLSTDGGNTCNLNEYVVFTDVAKFKDWILSFSDNSYPL